The following proteins are encoded in a genomic region of Neomonachus schauinslandi chromosome 7, ASM220157v2, whole genome shotgun sequence:
- the SPINK1 gene encoding serine protease inhibitor Kazal-type 1 — MKVMSIFLLSALALLSLSGATRAGLVGREAKCNTETTACTKIYNPVCGTDGETYSNECVLCVQNKKRQIPILIQKSGPC; from the exons ATGAAGGTAATGAGCATCTTTCTTCTTAGTGCCTTGGCCCTGTTGAGCTTATCTG GTGCCACTAGAGCTGGCTTGGTGGGAAGAGAG gcTAAATGTAACACTGAAACGACTGCATGTACCAAGATCTATAATCCTGTCTGTGGGACTGATGGAGAAACTTATTCTAATGAATGTGTGTTATGTGTTCAAAATAA GAAGCGCCAGATCCCTATCCTCATTCAAAAATCTGGACCTTGCTGA